The Elaeis guineensis isolate ETL-2024a chromosome 3, EG11, whole genome shotgun sequence region GAAGAAAGTTGTATTGATCTACTGGGATCGTCACAGTGCACTATACTTGGTCAGAAATATAGTGTTTCATGCGAGGATGAAACACAGAGACATTTAGTGTCATTTGTTTGATATGTTGTAGAGGACACTATGGTCTTTGTATGGAAGATCCATGCTGACGATAATATAGTTGATATACGAGCTATGCTTGTCATTAAGAGAAGTTTGCTTGAAGTTTCTCTTAGGCTTGAGCTTAGCTGATGATTGGTGAGATTGGGCTGTGGTCTCTTGATACTCTTGGTGTTTGATGTGTTCCAAAAAATGCTGAAGCGTCTTCAAgtagaagcttttttttttttttaggtgaaTGTTGGGCATGAAGACTGAGAAAATTCTCCCTCTTAACCGTGTGACATAATTTCAGAAAGAGAGGCAGATCCCACTCCTACTCATAGGCTTCCCGGTCTCCCATGTTTTGCACTTCTATACATTTACAAATTTTGGGTGCGGGGTTGGTCTATAAATAGTGGGACTGCGGGGAGGTGCTGATGgataaaagaagagagatttcTTGGGGTTTGGCATGTCGAGCAGTGGTGCTACGACGGCTTTCAGGCTAAATTAAACCTACAATTGGAGCATAGATTCTACCACCGACTGGCTATCTTTAGCTTTATAATTGAGGAGCATTATTAATATTTGAGCACCTGTCCTCTTTATTTTTGTAGCCTTCTCTGTCTTATTCCCCCCTGTACCTTGTAATCCTCTCTGAATTAATTCAAAAAAGTTGAGACCTTGCTCCATAGACAAGCAATTTTGCCGAACCATGTAAAATGTTGGTGTGTTGTATTGCttttagttttttaatttttttattattatttctgCTTCTCCTGGGTCATAAATAGTGCCCTCACCCTCCACGCATACTGTAGCCATGTTTCATTCAGCCTATACAAGCTGAAGCCGTATATTTTATAAAGCAGAGACTGACATGGTTGTTATGCACCCAAGCAAGATTCTCACAATCCCAGTCTCCCCAGAAGGGACAACCATGCATGCACATAGACCAAATCCACCAGATGGCAGTTACATTTTCCATTCGAGGACAGCAGCATATGATGTACAGCTAGGCAATTCAGATATGGAAAACGAGAAGCAGCCAAAATTGCTTAGATAGATACTAATGCCTTATTGCATCTATGTGCCGTATACATGCATGTACACACATCTGCTGAGATCAATTATATGTTAAGCAGCTCAATACGAGGAATATTATAGTTAATCTTATGTCACTTCCTACTAGAAAGAACAAAAGGCTCATTTGCCACTACCAATTCTTGGATGGAGTTTGGCTAGTGCTGACCAAAGGCAGTGTCATAGAAACAGCTCCTCTTAACCTCCTCTGGAGGGATGAAGTAGTCCGCAGAGAGACCAGGCACATTGAAGACCACATCATCAATTACCCACATCTCCTCCATCCGCGTCACCACCGAGTCGTCCTTCACCCCGACGCCAAACCTCACCAAGTTCACGGAGGTCCGACCCGCGTGGGCGATCATAACGCTGTCCACAGCTCGATAGTCATCGATGCTTGATGCTATGGTGGTCTCCCAAAACGTCGCTTGGGATCCCGGCGTTTGGATCCGTGTCAACTGGGAATCCTCGAGATAAACTAGCAAGCCACTGCGCTGGCTGAAGTAGCCCACCATTACGTGTTTGACGATATCTGCAGTGCTATCGCTTCGATTCGACAAGACCGAACGGTCGACTTCCAACTTCAGCACGAAACAGTCTTCGTCGCCAATGTGCTTCTCTCCAACGTGTTCGGAGGGGGAGAACACTGCTGCAATCGTCACGGGGTCTAATCCCTGTGGATTAAGTCAGTTTTGAACAAATCAAGACCTGATCTCAGTACATGGTTAGcagaaaaatatttagaaatcatAGATGGTTCTTCccaaagaagaacatgaaaaaaaaaaaaatgctggtcAGCAACTATTGATGATATTTGTATGCAGTGGTTAATTTAATGAGTTGCTTTCCAAGAGAAAGAAAATTACTTAAGCGACTAGAGATCCATTTTATGCTTGATGGAACTTTCACCTAAACTCTCCCTGGAAGGGAAAACAGAGTACACGAACTAGTATAAAGTAAGACGCCCATGTTAGATGAAGCCTTGCTTCAATCCTTATTAAGAAAAATAGCGACAGAAAACAACACTGCTCCATGAGAAGATTACaatatttgaattaaataaaAGGATGAAAAAATCACAGATGGTACTCCTGGTGGAAACCAGTACAAAAGATAGCATAAAAGAGACTCGTGATGGAACACAATACTAGGAGCATAAAAGAACTTTATGAAAAGCAACCAAGACTATTATGTCGTAAAGATTGCTGCTACTGATCTTTTTACGCTTTGTCACAAAATAGGGAATGATAGTTCACATGCCTACACACTTTTTAACCTAAAGCTCTCCAACCATCGTGTGAGAGTCCGGTTGGGCTACATAGCAGTCAGCCAGAAGCCGGCAGAACTAGTAAAAGGAATAGCATTgacagaaaagagaagaagatcaaaaGAAAAAGCTGCCCACTTGCCTGAAGTGCTCGCCGTAGGGGCCGAACTCCGCCCCGTGCCGCATGAGCCCCGAGCCACGGGGTGCGGCGCCAGGCCACCTCGCCGTCGCTGCCTGCGGCGATCTGGTGGCCCGAGACCGCGAGCTCGACAAGCCACATGTCGGGGACCAGCTGCCACACAACGAAGCATCCTTTGTGCTGATCTCCTGCCGCCGAGCTCAGCCCGTTCTCGTCCATCATCACCGCCTTCACTCTGCCGGACGCGAACATGCTCTTCACGGTCCCCTCTATCTTTGCGCACCCCGTTGTCGCCCGGAATTGCTGGATTATGTACTGGGCCGAGGAGGCCACCTATTTCATGAACATTAAAACCCACCCATGAAATCAATAAATAGAGAAGACCACAAACGATTGCATACAATTTGCGCATGGAAAAATTTACGTTGTGAGGTTGGTTCGAGAGGATGGAGACGGGGGAGAGAGGGCAGCCCAGGACGCTGAGAATGAttttgagatcagatctcttagggAATAGGAG contains the following coding sequences:
- the LOC105036397 gene encoding uncharacterized protein, with protein sequence MARLAPLTEEPISEEDSKGLSKGSHSFHRWLKSHLPLLFPKRSDLKIILSVLGCPLSPVSILSNQPHNVASSAQYIIQQFRATTGCAKIEGTVKSMFASGRVKAVMMDENGLSSAAGDQHKGCFVVWQLVPDMWLVELAVSGHQIAAGSDGEVAWRRTPWLGAHAARGGVRPLRRALQGLDPVTIAAVFSPSEHVGEKHIGDEDCFVLKLEVDRSVLSNRSDSTADIVKHVMVGYFSQRSGLLVYLEDSQLTRIQTPGSQATFWETTIASSIDDYRAVDSVMIAHAGRTSVNLVRFGVGVKDDSVVTRMEEMWVIDDVVFNVPGLSADYFIPPEEVKRSCFYDTAFGQH